In the Tetrapisispora phaffii CBS 4417 chromosome 7, complete genome genome, one interval contains:
- the TPHA0G02040 gene encoding uncharacterized protein (similar to Saccharomyces cerevisiae YDL085C-A; ancestral locus Anc_2.381), producing MARGNQRDLARAKNLKKQQDAAKAQKKDGDPKKRMENDAEILRQKQAAANARKEAEKLEKLKAERSKR from the coding sequence ATGGCAAGAGGTAATCAAAGAGATTTAGCTAGAGCtaagaatttgaaaaagcAACAGGATGCTGCTAAGGCCCAGAAAAAGGATGGTGATCCAAAGAAGAGGATGGAAAATGATGCTGAAATCTTAAGACAAAAGCAAGCTGCTGCAAATGCAAGAAAAGAAGCTGAAAAATTAGAGAAATTGAAAGCTGAGAGAAGTAAAAGATAA
- the TPHA0G02050 gene encoding DEAD/DEAH box helicase (similar to Saccharomyces cerevisiae SUB2 (YDL084W); ancestral locus Anc_2.384): MSHEGEEDLLEYSDNEQDIQVVADKAAENTETATADEGVEGEDKKGSYVGIHSTGFKDFLLKPELSRAIIDCGFEHPSEVQQHTIPQSIHGTDVLCQAKSGLGKTAVFVLSTLQQLDPVPGEVSVVVICNARELAYQIRNEYLRFSKYMPEVKTAVFYGGTPIKNDADLLKNKETAPQIIVATPGRLKALVRDKLIDLSHVKNFVIDECDKVLEELDMRRDVQDIFRATPRDKQVMMFSATLSEDIRPICRRFLQNPLEIFVDDEAKLTLHGLQQYYIKIEEREKNRKLAQLLDDLEFNQVIIFVKSTKRANELTKLLNDSNFPAITVHGHMKQAERIARYKAFKDFEKRICVSTDVFGRGIDIERINLAINYDLTTEADQYLHRVGRAGRFGTKGLAVSFVSSPEDEEVLGKIQERFDVKIAEYPEEGIDPSTYLNN; this comes from the coding sequence ATGTCACACGAAGGTGAAGAAGATTTATTGGAATATTCCGATAACGAACAAGATATTCAGGTCGTTGCTGATAAGGCTGCTGAAAACACTGAAACTGCCACTGCTGATGAAGGTGTCGAAGGTGAAGATAAGAAAGGTTCTTATGTTGGTATCCATTCCACTGGTTTCAAGGATTTCTTATTGAAACCAGAATTGTCAAGAGCTATCATTGACTGTGGTTTTGAACATCCTTCTGAAGTTCAACAGCATACCATCCCACAATCTATTCACGGCACTGACGTTCTATGTCAAGCTAAATCTGGTTTGGGTAAGACTgctgtttttgttttgtcTACTTTACAACAGTTGGACCCTGTTCCAGGCGAGGTTTCCGTTGTCGTTATCTGTAACGCAAGAGAATTAGCTTATCAAATTCGTAACGAATATTTAAGATTCTCCAAATATATGCCAGAAGTTAAAACTGCTGTCTTCTACGGTGGTACTCCAATCAAGAACGATGCCgatttattgaagaataaAGAAACCGCTCCTCAGATCATTGTTGCTACCCCAGGTAGATTAAAGGCTTTGGTTAGAGACaagttaattgatttatccCACGTTAAGAACTTCGTCATCGACGAATGTGACAAAGTTTTGGAAGAATTAGACATGAGAAGAGATGTTCAAGACATTTTCAGAGCAACTCCAAGAGACAAGCAAGTTATGATGTTCTCTGCTACTCTATCCGAAGACATTAGACCAATCTGTAGACGTTTCTTACAAAATCCATTAGAGATCTTCGTTGATGATGAAGCTAAGTTAACTTTACACGGTTTACAACAATACTACATCAAGATTGAAGAACGTGAAAAGAACCGTAAATTAGCCCAATTATTAGATGATCTAGAGTTCAACCAAGTTATCATTTTCGTCAAATCTACAAAGAGAGCTAAtgaattaacaaaattgtTAAACGACTCTAACTTTCCAGCTATTACTGTTCACGGTCACATGAAACAAGCTGAACGTATTGCTCGCTATAAAGCTTTTAAGGACTTCGAAAAGCGTATCTGTGTTTCCACTGATGTTTTCGGTAGAGGTATCGATATCGAACGTATTAACCTAGCTATCAACTACGATCTAACAACCGAAGCTGATCAATACTTACACAGAGTCGGTAGAGCCGGTAGATTCGGTACTAAAGGTTTAGCTGTTTCTTTCGTTTCCTCCccagaagatgaagaagttTTGGGAAAGATTCAAGAACGTTTCGATGTTAAAATTGCCGAATATCCAGAAGAAGGTATTGACCCATCTACATACTTAAACAActaa
- the TPHA0G02060 gene encoding 40S ribosomal protein uS9 (similar to Saccharomyces cerevisiae RPS16B (YDL083C) and RPS16A (YMR143W); ancestral locus Anc_2.386): MSAVPSVQTFGKKKSATAVAHIKAGKGLIKVNGSPITLVEPEILRYKVYEPLLLVGLDKFANVDIRIRVTGGGHVSQVYAIRQAIAKGLVAYHQKYVDEQSKNELKKAFTSYDRTLLIADARQPEPKKFGGKGARSRFQKSYR; the protein is encoded by the exons ATGTCTGCTGTCCCAAGTGTCCAA ACTTTTGGTAAGAAGAAATCTGCTACTGCCGTTGCCCACATTAAGGCCGGTAAGGGTTTGATCAAGGTCAATGGTTCTCCAATCACCTTAGTTGAACCAGAAATCCTAAGATACAAAGTTTACGaaccattattattagtagGTTTAGACAAATTTGCTAACGTGGACATCAGAATCAGAGTAACCGGTGGTGGTCACGTCTCTCAAGTTTATGCTATCAGACAAGCTATTGCTAAGGGTTTGGTTGCTTACCATCAAAAATATGTTGATGAACAATCTAAGAACGAATTAAAGAAGGCTTTCACTTCTTACGACAGAACCTTATTGATCGCAGATGCTAGACAACCAGAACCAAAGAAATTCGGTGGTAAAGGTGCTAGATCTAGATTCCAAAAATCTTATCGTTAA
- the MDH3 gene encoding malate dehydrogenase MDH3 (similar to Saccharomyces cerevisiae MDH3 (YDL078C); ancestral locus Anc_2.392), whose amino-acid sequence MVKVCVLGASGGIGQPLSLLLKLSPYVSTLALYDINDITKGISKDLDHINTNSNCSGANADIANILKDANIVIITAGIPRKPGMTRDDLFKINAKIVKNLTIEYGKYCSANTKLLIISNPVNSLIPVVCETLKLMGKFNSRLVMGITMLDLIRANTFLANLLNENKSKKKNAIVNSKQYNKQLNNNNIMVIGGHSGTTIVPLLINKTLLYNEKEIKELVHQIQFGGDEIVKAKNGKGSATLSMAFAGYFFTNEILKTINFDNEESIYSNENNLPCYVYLPDLPNGKFLQDKLKEITQNSELNIEYFAIPVKLNRKSGDINSIDLSCILKNTLSPNEKEMIKVACEALTKDIKTGEDYIKNNSKL is encoded by the coding sequence ACCTTAGCATTATatgatattaatgatattacTAAAGGCATTTCGAAAGATTTAGATCACATCAATACGAACTCAAATTGCTCTGGTGCGAATGCAGACATtgcaaatattttaaaagatgcTAATATTGTTATCATCACTGCGGGCATTCCTAGAAAACCAGGGATGACAAGagatgatttatttaagaTCAATGCTAAAAttgtgaaaaatttaacaattgaATACGGCAAATATTGTTCTGCaaatacaaaattattaattatttccAACCCAGTGAATTCACTAATCCCTGTAGTATGCGAAACGTTGAAATTAATGGGCAAATTTAATTCTAGACTAGTGATGGGTATTACAATGCTAGATTTAATCAGAGCCAATACTTTTTTGGCAAATCTCTTGAACGAAAACAAAAGTAAAAAGAAGAACGCAATAGTGAATTCCAAACAGtataataaacaattaaataataataatattatggTAATTGGCGGACATTCAGGAACTACTATCGTAcctttattaattaataaaacacTACTATATAAcgaaaaagaaatcaaagaattagttcatcaaattcaatttgGTGGCgatgaaattgttaaagCTAAGAATGGTAAAGGCTCAGCCACATTATCAATGGCTTTTGCTGGATATTTTTTCacaaatgaaatattaaagacaattaattttgataatgaggaatcaatatattcaaacGAAAATAATTTACCATGTTATGTTTATTTACCTGATTTACCAAATGGTAAATTTCTACAggataaattaaaagaaataacaCAAAACAGtgaattaaatatagaATATTTTGCAATTCCAGTCAAATTAAATAGAAAATCTGGTgatattaattcaattgatttaagttgtatattaaaaaatacattaTCCCCAAATGAGAAAGAAATGATTAAAGTTGCATGTGAAGCTTTAACCAAAGATATCAAAACAGGAGAAgattatatcaaaaataactcaaaattataa
- the TPHA0G02020 gene encoding uncharacterized protein (similar to Saccharomyces cerevisiae YPL034W; ancestral locus Anc_2.378): MIPPSGQGAPVAKIDRYSNKKPDYELKKTGYIYMYTYERFYNSYVNKDLNDIDWLYVDESVINNGKTSKLSNWEDNSKILCKIGMTTTSVEKRLSEWRNVCKHDILNLSPERIGNLQSCYVNKTKKIKNDGSKKSIKKLADIFSALSIKNNKNSSKEDVISNKTNQMIPLTNFPFKSYRNGGFYSNGQGNSTVYEIESTIHKYLWKRHGKAKVYCYGCDPNGKKYHTEWFNIPIDDLSHVMKVIDTLCYNNSL; this comes from the coding sequence ATGATTCCTCCAAGTGGACAGGGAGCCCCTGTAGCAAAAATTGATCGTTATTCTAACAAGAAACCTGATTatgaattgaagaaaactggctatatttatatgtacACATACGAACGTTTTTATAACTCGTATGTAAATAAAGATCTCAATGACATAGATTGGTTATATGTCGATGAATCGGTTATAAACAATGGGAAGACCTCGAAGTTGTCGAATTGGGAGGataattctaaaattttatgCAAAATTGGAATGACCACAACCTCTGTGGAAAAAAGGTTATCAGAATGGCGAAATGTTTGCAAACatgatatattaaatcTTTCGCCAGAAAGAATAGGTAATCTTCAATCGTGTTATGTTAATAAAAcgaaaaaaattaaaaatgatggCTCTAAAAAATCCATCAAAAAATTAGCCGATATATTTAGTGCTTTATCAattaagaataataaaaattcttcTAAAGAAGATGTAATCTCTAATAAAACCAATCAAATGATTCCATTGACGAATTTCCCATTTAAATCTTATAGAAATGGTGGATTTTATAGTAATGGCCAAGGAAATTCAACTGTGTATGAGATTGAGAGCACTATACATAAATACTTGTGGAAGAGACACGGGAAAGCCAAGGTCTACTGCTATGGATGTGATCCAAATGGTAAGAAATACCATACAGAATGGTTCAATATTCCGATTGATGATCTGTCGCACGTAATGAAAGTCATCGACACCTTATGctacaataattctttatAG
- the TPHA0G02030 gene encoding WD40 repeat domain-containing protein (similar to Saccharomyces cerevisiae TIF34 (YMR146C); ancestral locus Anc_2.380) — protein sequence MRPIMLVGHERPLTQVKYNREGDLVFTCSKDNVASVWFSINGERLGTLEGHTGAIWSIDVDQYTDCCVTGSADYSVKVWNVSNGKVVHTWNAPVPVKRVEFSPCGNYILAVLDDVMRYPGSINIYEVKRDANTHEIVEFVEEPILIIDTQEGHKGATVAGWSTEGRYIIAGHKDGKVSKYNAKTGEFLKSVEAHKQTIGDIQFSPDRSYFITASRDSTAHILDVETFEQLKTYEADCPLNTASITPLKQFVVLGGGQDAKDVTTTSAREGKFEARFYHKVFEEEIGRVKGHFGPLNTIAVDPQGTSYTSGGEDGFVRIHHFEKSYFDFKYDVEKAAEAKQHMQEISA from the coding sequence atgAGACCTATTATGTTGGTTGGGCACGAACGTCCATTAACCCAAGTTAAGTACAACAGAGAAGGTGACTTAGTGTTCACATGTTCGAAGGATAACGTTGCCAGTGTTTGGTTTTCCATTAATGGTGAAAGACTAGGTACCTTAGAAGGTCACACCGGTGCCATTTGGTCTATTGATGTCGACCAGTACACTGATTGTTGTGTCACTGGTAGTGCCGATTACTCTGTAAAGGTTTGGAATGTCTCCAACGGTAAAGTCGTTCACACTTGGAATGCCCCAGTTCCTGTCAAAAGAGTAGAGTTTTCCCCATGTggtaattatatattagcTGTATTAGATGACGTTATGAGATATCCAGGttctattaatatttacGAAGTCAAGAGAGACGCCAATACACACGAAATAGttgaatttgttgaagAGCCTATATTAATCATCGACACTCAAGAGGGGCACAAGGGTGCCACCGTTGCTGGTTGGTCTACTGAAGGTAGATACATCATTGCCGGCCACAAAGACGGTAAAGtcagtaaatataatgctAAGACCGGTGAGTTTTTGAAGTCGGTTGAAGCCCACAAACAAACCATTGGTGATATCCAATTCTCACCAGACCGTTCATACTTTATCACTGCATCCAGGGACTCCACTGCACATATACTTGATGTCGAAACTTTCGAGCAATTAAAGACATACGAAGCCGACTGTCCATTGAACACTGCATCGATCACACCATTGAAACAGTTTGTTGTGTTGGGCGGTGGTCAAGACGCTAAGGATGTCACCACCACTAGTGCCAGAGAAGGGAAATTCGAAGCCAGATTCTATCACAAAGTGTTCGAAGAAGAAATCGGTAGAGTGAAAGGTCATTTCGGTCCATTAAACACAATTGCAGTAGACCCACAAGGTACCTCATACACATCCGGTGGTGAAGATGGTTTTGTACGTATACatcattttgaaaaatcatattttgatttcaaGTATGACGTTGAGAAAGCTGCTGAAGCTAAACAACACATGCAAGAAATTTCTGCATAG
- the RIM11 gene encoding serine/threonine protein kinase RIM11 (similar to Saccharomyces cerevisiae MRK1 (YDL079C) and RIM11 (YMR139W); ancestral locus Anc_2.391), which yields MSSTNGVATAIVHKQVYFGHANNKTKYLSIIKDLNTDNNRNTNNNGNDLLTNENNEVVNTINDRDNNNNTKDNNNEDGSDDTNTIEDEPVTISYPTTEVIGHGSFGVVFTTTIIETNELVAIKKVLQDKRFKNRELEIMKLINHKNVINLKYFFYEKDSHNEIYLNLIIDYMPQSLYQRLRHFVHQRSPMPRFEIKCYMYQIFKALNYLHNNINVCHRDIKPQNLLVNPSTFELKICDFGSAKQLKITDPNVSYICSRYYRAPELIFGSTNYTNQIDIWSTGCVMAELLLGQPMFPGESGIDQLVEIIKILGTPSKQDICAMNSNYMEHKFPQIKPIPLNNVFKKEDEVTVSLLTNILKYDPMERLNSLQCLCQKYFDELRIITTGVGLNPDGDNLTINNEQNLNLNQIKSLVDKLELLDFNVSEEFNHLNSIQLDAIKLKLLPNIIPG from the coding sequence ATGTCATCCACTAATGGGGTTGCAACTGCAATAGTGCATAAACAAGTATATTTTGGCCATGCCaataacaaaacaaaatatcTATCGATAATAAAAGATCTTAATACAGATAATAACAGGAATACTAATAACAACGGTAATGACCTATTAactaatgaaaataatgaagttGTAAATACTATTAATGATagagataataataataatactaaagacaacaataatgaagatGGCAGTGACGATACAAACACCATTGAAGACGAGCCAGTGACCATTTCGTATCCTACCACAGAAGTGATTGGTCATGGTTCATTTGGTGTGGTGTTTACcactacaataattgaAACTAATGAATTAGTAGCAATTAAAAAAGTATTGCAAGATAAAAGATTCAAGAACAGagaattagaaataatgaaattaattaatcATAAAAATGTAatcaatttgaaatattttttctatgAAAAAGATTCAcataatgaaatttatttaaatttaattattgattaCATGCCACAATCATTATATCAGAGGCTAAGACATTTTGTACACCAAAGATCACCAATGCCAAGATTCGAAATCAAATGCTATATgtatcaaatttttaaagcattgaattatttgcacaataatattaatgtaTGCCATAGAGATATTAAACCGCAGAACTTATTAGTAAATCCAAGTACatttgaattgaaaatttgTGATTTTGGTAGTGcaaaacaattgaaaataactGATCCAAATGTATCATATATTTGTTCAAGATATTACAGAGCTCCAGAGTTAATCTTTGGTTCAACAAACTATACAAATCAAATCGACATTTGGTCAACAGGTTGTGTAATGGCAGAATTATTGTTAGGTCAACCAATGTTTCCAGGCGAAAGTGGTATTGATCAATTGGTGgagattattaaaatattaggTACCCCTTCAAAACAAGATATTTGtgcaatgaattcaaattatatgGAACATAAATTTCCACAAATTAAACCTATACCATTAAATAATGTCTTTAAGAAAGAAGACGAGGTAACAGTGAGtttattaacaaatatattgaagtATGATCCAATGGAAAGattgaattcattgcaATGTTTGtgtcaaaaatattttgatgaattaaGAATAATAACTACTGGTGTTGGTTTAAACCCCGACGGTGATAATTTAACGATTAATAACGAACAAAATTTGAATCTCAATCAAATCAAATCGTTAGTCGATAAATTAGAATTGTTAGATTTTAACGTCTCAGAAGAATTCAATCATTTGAATAGCATTCAATTAGATGctataaaattgaaattactGCCTAATATCATACCAGggtaa
- the TPHA0G02070 gene encoding 60S ribosomal protein eL13 (similar to Saccharomyces cerevisiae RPL13A (YDL082W) and RPL13B (YMR142C); ancestral locus Anc_2.387): MAISKNLPLLKNHFRKNWQERVRVHFDQAGKKASRRDARTAKAAKIAPRPLDLLRPVVRAPTVKYNRKVRAGRGFSLAEIKAAGLTAAYARTIGIAVDHRRQNRNQEIFDINVQRLKEYQSKIIVFPRKGKAPETEQVLSAAASFPIAQPVTDVETRAVEDNGVSAYTTLRLARSEKRYRGIREKRAREKAEAEAEKKK, translated from the exons ATGG CTATCTCCAAAAATTTACCATTATTGAAGAACCACTTCAGAAAGAACTGGCAAGAACGTGTCAGAGTTCACTTTGACCAAGCTGGTAAGAAGGCCTCTAGACGTGATGCCAGAACTGCTAAAGCTGCTAAGATTGCTCCAAGACCATTAGACTTACTAAGACCAGTCGTTAGAGCCCCAACTGTTAAATACAACAGAAAGGTTAGAGCTGGTAGAGGTTTCTCTTTAGCCGAAATCAAGGCTGCTGGTTTAACTGCTGCTTACGCCAGAACCATTGGTATCGCTGTCGACCACAGAAGACAAAACAGAAACCAAGAAATCTTTGACATCAACGTTCAAAGATTAAAGGAATACCAATCTAAGATTATTGTTTTCCCAAGAAAGGGTAAGGCCCCAGAAACTGAACAAGTCTTATCTGCTGCCGCTTCTTTCCCAATTGCTCAACCAGTCACTGATGTTGAAACCAGAGCTGTTGAAGACAACGGTGTCTCTGCTTACACTACTTTGAGATTAGCCAGATCCGAAAAGAGATACAGGGGTATCAGAGAAAAGAGAGCCAGAGAAAAGGCTGAAGCTGAAGctgaaaagaagaaataa
- the SIP5 gene encoding Sip5p (similar to Saccharomyces cerevisiae SIP5 (YMR140W); ancestral locus Anc_2.389), translating to MGNVPGKLEDENRANDVNVGPATLPRTISDTSDNSRSRRGNTSSLVNGFLRSNERNDKDGKMKTLRQRELQKEQQAKELVINYKSSVDGGYLAPFGCYSFDKLDYNAKTVKTLIKRRQLAPFYTPLQDYDASWTDEELIKIVDGLPLHSVFEENLEEFEGIPTGDLYSEQFDHLINNESGTMSKRERKKMHNLIFKARLYKKRIIWQEIQNNIFLEKKLYNKNILKKNNGTSKLDQYLPSDELKLQLYRNGKECPICFLYYPNNLNCSKCCQQPICTECFVQIKRSHPHFPHDEDDKEEEDKDPQLLTSEPAKCPYCASENFTITYKPLKDNECGYHSIPLIKFKKGSTNNKYDLTDEEDLSSVSKTDSGTDLTSNIALTSQDPLGRQQTYEITSDTIRPNWEERLKKEISKLERRSANATAIHVSNRLIQGSNGNNQESQNNLNDLEQQMIEQAIKLSLKENSPKKKK from the coding sequence ATGGGTAATGTTCCAGGTAAACTAGAAGATGAAAATCGTGCTAACGATGTTAATGTAGGCCCTGCAACTTTGCCTAGAACAATAAGTGATACCAGCGATAATTCTAGAAGCAGACGAGGAAATACATCATCTCTTGTTAATGGGTTTTTAAGAAGTAATGAGAGAAATGATAAAGATGGTAAAATGAAAACTTTACGTCAGAGAGAATTACAAAAGGAGCAACAAGCAAAAGAACTggttattaattataaatcaTCTGTGGATGGCGGTTATTTAGCCCCATTTGGTTGTTATAGTTTTGATAAGCTGGATTATAATGCAAAAACTGTTAAAACATTGATCAAGAGAAGACAACTGGCGCCATTTTATACACCATTACAAGATTATGATGCTTCTTGGACGGATGAGGAGTTGATTAAAATCGTGGACGGGTTACCATTACATTCGGTATTTGAGGAAAATCTTGAGGAATTTGAAGGGATTCCAACTGGTGATTTGTATTCTGAACAGTTTGATCacttaataaataatgagTCAGGAACGATGTCCAAAAGAGAAAGGAAAAAAATGcataatttgatatttaaaGCTAGATTATATAAGAAGAGAATCATATGGcaagaaattcaaaataatatatttttagaaAAGAAACTGTATAACAAGAATATActgaagaaaaataatggaACCAGTAAGCTAGATCAATATTTGCCAAGTGATGAActaaaattacaattatataGGAATGGTAAAGAGTGTCCTATTTGTTTTCTATATTAtccaaataatttaaactGCTCAAAATGTTGTCAGCAACCCATTTGTACTGAGTGTTTTGTCCAAATTAAGAGATCACATCCTCATTTTCCACAcgatgaagatgataaagaagaagaagataaagaTCCACAGTTATTAACCTCGGAACCAGCAAAGTGCCCATATTGTGCAAGCGAAAATTTCACCATTACTTACAAACCTTTGAAAGATAATGAGTGTGGTTACCATTCTATTCCGTTAATTAAGTTCAAGAAAGGGAGCACtaacaataaatatgatTTAACTGATGAGGAAGATTTAAGTAGCGTGTCCAAGACTGACTCAGGAACGGATTTAACATCAAACATAGCATTGACCTCTCAAGATCCATTAGGCAGGCAGCAGACATACGAGATAACGTCTGATACAATACGTCCAAATTGGGAAGAGAGGctcaaaaaagaaataagtAAACTAGAGCGTAGATCCGCCAATGCCACTGCTATTCATGTTAGTAATAGACTAATACAGGGATCAAATGGGAACAATCAGGAAtcacaaaataatttaaatgacCTAGAGCAGCAAATGATTGAACAGGCTATAAAACTGAGcttgaaagaaaattcaccgaaaaagaagaaatga